GGGGCGAGTCTCGGCGCGCGGCTCGGCCCGGAGCCTGCTCCccggcgggaggaggaggaggcggcggcggcggcggcggcggcggcggcgaggaaGGCGCGCGTGCGCAGGCCCGCGGCGCCTCCCAAGTTGGGAATCCGAGTTGGGCGCAATGGAGGCGCGGGATCTAGCTGGAGAGGGGGCCCGGTCGCCCTCGGAAACAGTTCTCGCCCGAGGGTCGCCCCCAAGCCCGGGGCCGGGGAAGGAAGGGCGGCCGCGGCTCCTCCGGGAAACTTTGGTGACGGCGGCGAGACCGGGTGACCGGCTCCCCCCGCGGGGATGCCGCGCGCCCCGCCCCGATCCCGGCCTGGCGAGGGGCGCGCCCGGCTTCCGCCGCCCGAGGGCGCCCGGGTCCCCGCGGGCCCCGCACCGCGACCCGCCGGCCAGGCAGCACCCGGACCCCCACCACCCCGACCGCCGCTCCGCCCGCGGGACCTTCCTCCTCGCCGCCCCCCGCGCGTCCGGGCGCGCCGCCCCCTCCTCCGGCCCGGTCctggctcctcctctccctcccgccGGGGAGGGGTCGAGACTAGCCGGGAGGAGAGGGGGCGGAGGCCGTGGAAGCCgtggaggcggggtggggggacgcCGGTCTCTGGACGCTTCGCGGAGCCGAGGAGCGCCTTCTGCGTTGGAGAGGAATGGAGGGTCGCGAGGTGGACTCGGGGATGGGGCCCGTGCTGGGGAGAGCGCGAGgaccccctccccgctccctcccccaccGCAGACCCGGTCCCAGGCGGACCTGGTGGCGCCGGGCCCTGCGCTCCAGTACAGGCGCCCGAGAGGGGCACAAGAAAGGGTGGAGGGGTCCCCTGCCCCGAAGCCGCCGCACTGCCCCGCCCGCAGAGCCACGTCCTTTAGCAGTTCCTTGTGACATAAACAccgcttcacagaggaggtgaggCCGGGGTTTGGAGCTCGGCACCGCGAGTTTTTTTTTGGTCCAAGCCCCCTGTCCTTTTGACCTGGCTAAATCCCCTAGTCCATGAGACACCCCGGCCCCAGCAGAGTCTTTCCAGAACCCACCAAGCCCTCCCCCCCTTCCCATCCTCCACGCAGGGCTTAGGGACCCTCCTCTGCATTCCCACAGCCGAACGCCTCCTCCCATAGAACCGCTCACATGCTGAGTTTTAACCGTGTGGGTTACACAGGCGCCTCCCCCGTGAGACGAGCTCCTGGAAGgcataaaaaaaactttaacgcCCTTATAGCCGCAAAGCTCCCACCAGCCTAGCAGatatggactttaaaaaaaaaataagttgaaaatggACTGCACAGctatttcatatttaattctaagagctttgcaaaaaaaaaaaaaaaattgcctcatTTAATCTGTACTCCATCCGTCTTCAGAGTATGGCCTAATGACCACTGGGGGTCCCTAATACCCAAAGGGTCTCTGTGAGGTTGTCCCTTGTGCCAGCTTTGTATTAATATGAGGCAAGATGCACCTGGCATATTTAACACGGAACGGCATCTCACAATAAGACTGAACATCAGAAGCAGTTGTGAGAATCCTGCTGTCTTCCAACCAGCTAGACATTAAGGGGATTTGCAGAGATGTGAAATGCCACTGTCctcagtgttttgtttgttggggagcagttacttttattaaaaatatatatgttggggtgcctggatggctcagtgggttaaagcctctgccttgggctctggtcatggtctcaggttcctgggatacagccccatgttggactctacactcagtggggagcctgcttcccccctctctgtctgcctgtctctctccctgcttgtgatctctgtctgtcaaataaataaaatcttttttaaaaaatgcatgttaaAATGTATCtgcttttgaattaatatttttaaaaatatcggTTTAGATTTCTGCTTACAGTAGATAGTCATAGATAGAACCCACTTGATCGAATCTCTTTATAGAGTCTTCAGTGGGATTTGAGAGTGCCCTTGGAAAAGGGTCTCTGAGACCAGAAGGTTTGATAACAGCTGTGTCACCACATCCTAAGAAGTATCATTATCCCAATTTTACAAATGTGGACACTGAGTCACAGAGTAGCTGGTAAGTACTAAAACCAGAGATCAGATCCATGCCCAGCAACCCAGTGAGGTGGACATGTGCTTATCCCTGTCCTAAGTCAAGGGCAGGGAGAAATAGGAGCATTCCCTTCCTGTAGCTAATATACCAAGTGGCCTcaaactcagtgacttaaaacaataggaACTTATTCTCTGACAGTTCAGGAGACCAGACGTCTAGAATCAAGGTGTTCGGCAGGACTGGGCTTGTTCTGAAGACTCTTGGGAGGATTCTGCCTTGTCTCGTCCAGCCTAGGGCATCCTTAGtttgtggccacatcactccagGCTCTGCCTCCGTCTTCAGCTGACCCTCTCcatgtgtgtctgtcttctcttctgtctcgTGTAAGAACCACCTGTCATTGGATCTAAGCCCATCTGCACAATTCGGGATGATCTCATCTTAAAACCTTCAACTTAATTACATCGCAAAGACTTTTTTCCAAATGAGGTCTCCAGTTCTGGGACTGGGACAGGGATGTATCTTTTGCGGCAGTGTGGCACCATTCTACCCACAGcaggaggttaagtaacttgcttaagttCCCTCAGCGGGGAGGGACGGAGCTGAACCCGGTGGGTGCCCACCTTGAACAAAGGACTAAATAATGAATGCCCAGACTGGGGAAGATTTGCCCTCAAGGCAGCAAAGATATACTTAGCATAGTTGGCTGAGAGGGACAAGGACCTAGGAACTGGAGAACCATCCTGCAGCCTGACCTTAAGACcagggcaggaaagggaggggaCGAGTGGGGAAGGCAGAAGCGAGGTGACCCCAAATGATGAGTCGGGTGCTTAGGGGAATGgctcgtctttttttttttttttaagattttagttatttgagagagagagcatgagagggggagtgtcagagggagaagccgactccccactgagcagggagcctgatgtgggacatgatcctggaatcccaggacctgaggcgaaggcagttgcctaaccaactgagcccctcaggcaccccaggaatggCTAGTCTTATGTAAGTAGAGGCAGTCAAACCTGGTGGGTAAACTTTCAAAGCCTCTCTGTGCTCTAACCCTGGTGCAGTCACTGAccaggtgtgtgaccttgggcaagccacaTGACCTTTCCGGGCCTCCGCTTCCCATTCCGCTAAGTGGGATCACAGAGagtaattgttattattaaatgAATCAGCATGTGTGCTGGCTTCAGCCTGTGCCGTAGAACAGTTAGGTTCtgtcatcatta
This DNA window, taken from Mustela erminea isolate mMusErm1 chromosome 13, mMusErm1.Pri, whole genome shotgun sequence, encodes the following:
- the LOC116572451 gene encoding collagen alpha-2(I) chain-like encodes the protein MGRGGGLGGFWKDSAGAGVSHGLGDLARSKGQGAWTKKKLAVPSSKPRPHLLCEAVFMSQGTAKGRGSAGGAVRRLRGRGPLHPFLCPSRAPVLERRARRHQKALLGSAKRPETGVPPPRLHGFHGLRPLSSRLVSTPPRREGEEEPGPGRRRGRRARTRGGRRGGRSRGRSGGRGGGGPGAAWPAGRGAGPAGTRAPSGGGSRARPSPGRDRGGARGIPAGGAGHPVSPPSPKFPGGAAAALPSPAPGLGATLGRELFPRATGPPLQLDPAPPLRPTRIPNLGGAAGLRTRAFLAAAAAAAAAASSSSRRGAGSGPSRAPRLAPRAPPSGSRSAAPAHADAGRPPGAPSPEGQLSADRRRRREVGPARRCPRQRQVWELH